The genomic region GAGCGGGTGTGGCCGTTGGTGGATGCGGTGGTGGCCAATGGGCAGGTGGGGACGGAGGAGGAGCTTTGGGAGAGGGTGGAGTCCAGGTGTGCGTATCTACAGACCCAAAGGGAGTTGATTCGGAACCACACCCTGTTCCACTGGTGGCCTGGGGGATGCTAAGGGAAAGATATGGAAGGGACTTCTTATGAGAGGCTCGCCTGTCCGCTGAAGCCCTTCTGGGACAAAAGGGCGAGGGTGATCTGGCCCCTCCTGGGTCACCGTGGAGCTTTGGGAGCTCAGGAGGTCGGGGGGCGAGGTACCCCCGTTGCAGGCGGCCAGGAGGAGGGCCAGGTCTAGGGCCGGAACGCCGACGCCGAGGCTTTGAAGTCCTACGTAGCACGAGGTCCTTCTACCCCCCACCCTAGCTAGAGGGGCTTACCAACCCCTTAAACCGCCTGGGGAGGGATGGGGGTCAGGGCACGGGGGTGCAGGCCGTGCCCGGTGCGGGCTCGCTCAGGGAGGAGTTCAGGGGGGTTAGGGTGAAGCAGACCTCCTTTCCCCTCCCCTCCGGAGCCACCTGGACCAGGGCGGTGTAGAGGGCGGACTGGCGTTCCGCCTCCAGGAGCGATGGGCTGACCTCCACGGGGTTCCCCTCCACCCTGGCCTCTAGGGCATATCGGGTCGCAAACCCCCACTCCGCGTAGGTGAGCTGGACCCGGCCGTCCCCAAGGGAGGTGGCCTGCACCACCACCTTTTCCTCCGGCCAGCGGGTGAAACAGGCCCGGATCAGGCTTGCCCGGTAAGGTTCCGGCCGGCCCTCCACCCAGAGCCGCACCCTGGCCTCCTCAAAGCCAAGGGTGCTGCAGGGGGCGGCCCTAAAGGAAAGGTCCACCTCCTCCCCCGGGGCCAGGGTGAGGGGCAGGGCGAGACCCTCCACCCCCTCCACAAACCCCTCCGCTTCTACTTGGGTGACCTTCAGGGCCACTGCTCCGGTGTTGGCCAGCTTTCGGGAGAAGGAGTAGGCGCGGGGCCGAGAGGAAGCGTAGTAGCTCACAAAGCTCTGCAGGCGGAGGAAGGGGGTGGCGTAGAGGGCCCGGATGGCCTCCACATCCCCCGGGGAGAGACCGTTCCGCTGGCCGATGGCGGAGAGGTCGGCCTTCTTGGGGACTAGGGTGGGCTGGCCGTTTTTGGAGAAGGCGTAGGCGGAGTAGTGCATCACGGAGGCGTAGTCGTAGGGGGTGTGGGAACGGGCGTTGTAGCCGTATTTGTAGAAATTGTAGGCGTATTGCTCAACGATGTTCTCCCACCTCACCTCCACCCACTCGTCCCGGTCGGGGCGGTTCTGCTCGTGCCAAAAGCCCAGAGCGTGGAGGAGCTCGTGGACCACCGTGCTCATGGAAGGTATCCCCTCCCAGCCGCAGTAGACGCCCAGACGCTGCTCCCCGCCCTTCCGGCCCCCGTAGGAGTAGCAGGTGCCAGGCTCCCTGTCGGCCAAGACCCGCACGTAGTCCACCTCCCCCTCCCGGGGCTTGAAGCGGACGGGGGTCTGGTCCTCGATGTGGGCCACCGCTTGCTGGAAGACCTGCCGGTGGGCCTCGGTTAGGGATTCGTCCAGCACATAGGGCACCACCCCGTTGGGCCATAGCCGCCCCCACAGGACCTGGGGCTCCAGGCTCACCCCTTGGGGGCGGAGCCCTGAGGACAGCCTGGGCACCAGGATGTCCCCCTCCACCAGGAGGTGCTCCGGGTCATGGGGCAGCACCTGCCCCCACACCTCCCCCAGGGTTCCATCTGGAAACTCCACCTGGACCCGCTCCCAGGCCACGGAGGGGGGTGCCTTGATCCCCTGGAGGGAGCAGGCCGCCAAAAGGAAACCGAGCGCCAAGCTTACCTTGGTCCACCTCATGGGCACCCTCCACCACACCGGGCCACCGCCAGGGTGAACTCCCCTTCCCTCTCCAGGCCGGGCAGGATCACCCGCAAGGCCGCGGTCTCCTGGACGTAGGACCGCCCCAGGTAGGCCGGATCAGGGCCTTCCAAAGCGAGCACCAGCCGGTCGGGGCCCGAACGCTCCGGGAGGTACCGCACCCGCACCTGGTCGGGGGCCTCCCCTACCAGGGGGCTTTCCAGCTCCACCCGGTAGGCCCAAGGGGGTACGTCCAACCCCCCTTCCCGAAGGAGGGCCACCTCCATCTCCACCTTTCCCCCAAGGGGCACCACCACCAGGGGGGGAACCTCCAGGGCAAAGTTTCCTTGGAAGGGGGAAAACCGTCCCACCACCTCGGTATCCTCCTGGACGGTGAAGGCACAGTCTCCTAGGCCGGAACAGCCTCCTTCCCACCCGGAGAAGTAGTGGAAGGGCTCGGCCTGGGCTTGGAGGACCACCTCCTGCCCCTTGGGGTACTGGACCTCACAGGAATCGCCTTGGGCCCCGCAGCGGAGCCGCCCGTCCCGGGAAACGAGGGTGCCCCCCGTCTCGGGAGAGGGGACCAGGCGGAGGGTGAAGGTGGGTGGGGTGGGCGAGAAACCGCCTGGACACGCGGTAAGGACCAAGGCCAGCAGGGGGATGAAGGACCACCGCTTCATGGTTCGGAGAACAGCTTAGCTTTCGGGTTCTTTCTTGTCAATCTTGTCAATTTCTGTTCAACCCTTCTTTTCTCCCGACTCAGCGAATCCTGAAAGTGAGGTTCCCCAGGTACCACCCCGGGGAACCCCGCCAGAAAAGGGGCTAATTGCTTAGGCTTTTACTAATTCCTTCGTGTGCTACCTGAACTCTACCCTTCCACCCCCGCCATCCGGAGGAGGAGACGGCTCCGGATGAGGTTGTGCACCAGCAGGATGAGGTTCACCCGGCCCAAGAACCCCTCAAAGGACCGGCTGGCAATACGGTGCAGACCCAAGGAACGCACCATCACGCTGAACCGCGTCTCTATCCAGTTCCGTACCTTTCCCAGCAAGATACGCCCTACGGGCGTGACCCACCCCCTCCACCCTGTCTCCACCCTCTTCCCCCCTCGCAAACGATAGGGAGGGGTCTTCGCTCCAGGTACCCAGCGGGTCAGCCCCGAAGGGGCTATCTTGGCTCCCCGGTCCCCCAAAAGGGCAGGAAGCCCCTCAAAAAGCTCAATCCCCCAGGTCTCCCGGGCGTTGCCGGGAAGGATGCCCAAGTGGAAAAACACCCCCCGCTCGTTCATGACCCCCAGCAGCACGTAGCCGGCGAAGGCCCCCAAGGGACCAACCCCCACGGCGCTGTGGGGGAGGCTCAGGTGGTGAATCCGATGGCCGTAGGCCAGGGGAATGGGCTTCAGGTCTACGATCTGGAGAAGGCCTGGGCCTTGGGCGAGAGACGGGCCAGGAGGGCCTGGGCGTTCTTCAGAACCCGGTAGAAGCGGGAGAGGTGGGGCAGGGAGGGAAAGAAGGGGCGGCTGCTTTCCCTACAGGGGAAACACATTTGCGTGAGCAAGAGGGTGGTCTTAGCGGCTATGTAACCTTTGGCCAGGTCTTGGCCGAGCAGGGTGATGAAGATGGCGAGGGTGAGGAGCTCAGCCAGAGTGGCTTTTTGCCCCTTCTGGGGTCGGGGCAGACGAACACCTTGAGCTTGCAGGGCCTTCAGTTGGTCAGGAACATAGGCCTTCGGCCTGACCCACCCACACGTAGGTAGCCACCAGGCTCACCTACCAGGACGGGATCCCCCACGCCATCCGGGTGAAGGGGAAGGGGGACCGGGAGCGGGTGGTGGTCCTCTCCCCCACGGCCCAGCGGGCCCTCCACCAGTGGCTCAAGCACCGGAACCTGGAGGGGCACCCCACCAGCCCCTACATCTGGAGCCACACCTCGGGGCCGAGGCGGGGCCAGCCCTTCAGCGTGCGGGCGGTGGAGGCCATGGTGAAGCGGGTGGCCCGCAGGGCGGGGTTGAAGGACTGGGCCCGCATCACGCCCCACAAGCTCCGGCACTCCTACGCCAGCGCCCTAGTGGAGGCGGGGCGGGGGATAGACGAGGTGAAGGAGCTCTTAGGGCACAGCTCCATCGCCACCACCCAGGTCTACGTGCACGTGAGCCGCAGGCGCCTGGAGGAGGCGGCCCGGGCGCTGCCGGATGTGTTGGGGTGAGCAGGCTTCCCTCGTTTGCGAGGAGAAGCTATAATCCGGCTGAAAGGAGGATTAAAGATGCCGGCTAAACGTAGTCAGGGGCCGAATCTTTTTAAGATAGTTTGCCCAAGCTGTGGTCAAGAGGCTAAAGGGTTAACCATAGAAGACATCGTCCAAAAACATAGGGACCCGAAGGGCTGGATTGTTTGTCCCGCTTGCGGGCAGGAGGCCTACATCCCCATACAGAAAACGCTCGCCGAAGGAGACGAGTGGAAGCCCCATGTTCGTGCCATCATCACCTTTTGGAACGATAAAAGCCCTTCTATTTATAGACCCTTTGCTTTCGCGATAAGCTATGAACCCAAGGGGAAGATTGTCGGTTTATGGATGAACTACTATAAGGTTCTCCCGGATGAGCAAACCGGCGGTACAAGGATCACGAGGATCAAGCACGGCCCTGCCCTTTACGAGGAAAATCTAGCCTACTTCCTTCCCAGGCTCACAGAGCTATTGAGATAGAAGCCTGGAGTCTAGGCCGTTTCCCTCAGGTGCAGAATGGCCGAGCCCCGGAGGGGTTCCACCTCCTCCCGGGTGAGGTCCAGGAGGGCCACCGTCTCCCCGCGGTGGTCCACGAACTCCACCGCGTAGGTCTCCCCTCCCGGGTAGACCAGGACCACAGCCCCCACGTCCCCTTTCCTCAGGCCGGATTCTGGCCGGTCCACTTTTAGGGCCACCAGGTCACCTTCCCGCATCCTCGCGCCTCCTATAGGGATAGGCCGTCACTAGGCGGGCCGTGTCCTTTCCCCTTTCAAGGTACCAAACGCTCACCACCCACGGGCGTTTTCCGGAAGGGGTGGCGAGGGGACCGATGCAGATCAGCTTTTCCCCTTCGGGGGCGGGCTGGACCTCTCTTTCCGGGGCCTCTCGGGCCTGGACGACGAGGGCCTGGGCAAGGGCCTCGGGGTTCTGGCGGGAGAACCCCAAAGCTAAGAGACTGTCGGATAAGTCCCCCGTTGGGCTTCAGGTGGCCCTGGCTAGCCGCTTCACCAACAAGCGTATCATGGCCACGTACACCCACGCCGCGCTCACCTCGGGATGAAGCTCGTAGTCCACCCGCAAGCGCCGGTTCCTCACCAACCAGGCAAATGTCCGCTCCACCACCCATCGCTTCGGTATCGCCCTAAAACCCCGCCCCTCCCCCCGCATAAACCTGAGGCCGGGAGCATAGGTGCAAGTTTTGAGGCACCCCCCGGCAGGACGGCGAAGGGGGCTGAGCGGAGCCCGGCAAAGAGGGGGGGCCTCGAGGCCCCAAGGCCCGGGTTTTTGGGGGGGCAGCCCCCTGGCAGGGGCCGGAAAGGGGAGGGTAGAAAAATGGCAGACCTCTGCCAGCACCGTCTGGGACGGTAAAAATCCCTGCTCGGAAGGGGTACGCCACCTTCACATCCTGGCAGACCCTTGCCAGCCCGTTTTTCGGGGGTTTTGTGGGGGGATGGGGGAAGGGCATTCCTCTCCCCAGAGGTCGGGGAGGGGATCAGACCTGAAGAAGCGCCGGTACGAGGCCGTGGCGGAGGTCTACCGCCAGGCCATCGGGGTGAGGACCAGAGAGGAAATCCGGCGGGCCCTGGGGTAAAGGGCCGGAGAGGGAAGGGGGAGGGGTGGAAGGCCGCCCCTCCCCTCCTATCTGATGGGAGGGGATATGCTCTGGATCAAAGGAAAGGTCGTCGGGGCCACGGAGCGGGAGAGCAAGTTCGGCAACCGGTACGCGGTGGGTACGGTGGAGGTGCCCACGTCGGAAGGGAAGGTGCGCCTGCCCTTCCTGGCCTTTGGGGCCATGGGGAACAGGGCCAAGGAGGCGGTGGGGGAGCACGCCCTGCTGGTGGGGCAGGCGAAGGCGGGGCGGGAAGGCCTGGAAATGGTGGTGGAGAACCTCCACATCCTGGAGGTGGAGGACGGCGGGGGGCGGTTCACCCTGGTGGGGGCGGTGGTGGGCGCCCCCAGGACGGTGCAGGGGGGGAGCCTGGTGCAGGTGGCCGTGCCCCGGCGGAACGGGGTGGAGATCCTTCCGGTGTGGGTGATGGAGTACGCCCCCCTGCCCTGGCGGGGAAGACCCTCTTCGTGGAAGGCGCGGTGCGGGGGCGGGGCCATGCTGGTGGCGACGAACGTGGACTTCCTGAAAGGAGAGGGGTCCGCAGAGGCGTGGAGCGCGGGCGCGCACCCGGCGTGAGAAGGTGCGACGCACGTCAAAACGCACAGGTGAAGGGGGAGGTCAAAATCCGCATGCACCCCCCTGTACAACCGACCGTTTTACGCCTCCCCCCTGTAGAACCAACGGTTCCACAGGCCCGAAGCAACCAAAACCCCCCAGCTCCGTGCTGGGGGTTGTTTGGAATCCCTCCGCTAATCTCCCTTGCGTCCCCTCTTCTTCCCCGTCCCGAAGGCCTCGTCCCCGAAGAAGTAGAAGCCGAGCCCCAGGAGGAAGATGGACGTGCCCAGGGCGATGAACGCCAGCGGCAGGTCCGGCCCCAGGTCCTGGATGAACACTAGCCTTCACCTCCTTCCTCATCGCCCCCATCGTCCTCGGGGGCCTCATAGCCGTCCTCAAGCTCCCCTTCCTCCTCCAGGATGGAGGTGAGGCTATCCAAAGCCTCCCTCAGGCGGGGGGCCCACCCCTCGGGGGCCTTCTCGTAGAGGCGCTCCAGGCGTTCCACGATCCCCTGGAGCTGGCCCAGGGGGCCCCGGGGGCGGGGGGGCTTGGGGCGGTAGCGGGCCACGTTCCTGGCCACCCTCCAGAGGTGCTCCCCGGGGGAGAGGGGGGTGAAGACCTCCCCCCTCTCCAGCCGCCCCATCCATTCCCTGATCCGCTCCAGCTTGGCGGGGTCCCGAACCAGCTCCAGGGCCTCCTGCAGGGAGAGGCCCGCCCCCGCCAGGGCCCTCCGCACCTCGGGGGGGAGCCTGAAAAGATGGGCGTACTTGACCACGAAGGTCAGGGGGGCTATGGGGAACCCCCTCAGGATCTCCCGCAGGGCCTTGAGCCCCTCGTGGCGGAGGGGGTCGAGGTGGGTCCTCCTCCGCCGGGCCCCCTCGTGGTCCGTCCGGGTGCGGCGGAGGAGCTCCAGGAAGGACTCCTCCGTGTGGCCGAAGTTCAGGAAGGCGTGCTTCAGGACGGCCTCCACGGTCTCGAAGGCGTCCAGGGGCGCCCGGGTGAGGTTCTCCGCCAGGGCCATCTGGTGAAGGGTGCCGGGGTCGGGTTTGGGGACGACCCGCACCGGCACCCGCTCCAGCCCCGCCTCCCTGGCGGCCCAGTAGCGCCGCTCCCCGGCCACCAGGCGGTAGACCTCCCCGTCCCGGTAGACGATGAGGGGCTCCAGGACCCCCAGGGCGCGGATGCTCTCCACGAGGGCGTAGTCCCCCTTGGGGCCGCGGCGGGGCTGGTCCTCCCAAGGGACGATGAGGGAAAGGGGGAGTTCGAGGATTTCAGGATCCGGCTCCATACGGCGAATATGATACACCAACTTTTCCCTTTTTCAAGCCAAAACTCTCAAGGCATTGAGTTGCTTACATAAAAACATGCAACACCCCTACCCCGGAACGGGCACGGGTATAGAATGACTCCCATGAGCGCCCTGAGGCTCCTCATCCTCCTCCCCCTCCTCCTCCTGCCCGCGTGCCTGAGGCTGGAGGGGCCGAAGCCCCCGGAGGACCCCGAGGCCCTGGCGGAGTGGCTGGGGACCTTCCGCATCCGGGAGTTCAGGTACACGAACGGGGACCGCTACTTCTTCC from Thermus oshimai DSM 12092 harbors:
- a CDS encoding M12 family metallopeptidase, coding for MRWTKVSLALGFLLAACSLQGIKAPPSVAWERVQVEFPDGTLGEVWGQVLPHDPEHLLVEGDILVPRLSSGLRPQGVSLEPQVLWGRLWPNGVVPYVLDESLTEAHRQVFQQAVAHIEDQTPVRFKPREGEVDYVRVLADREPGTCYSYGGRKGGEQRLGVYCGWEGIPSMSTVVHELLHALGFWHEQNRPDRDEWVEVRWENIVEQYAYNFYKYGYNARSHTPYDYASVMHYSAYAFSKNGQPTLVPKKADLSAIGQRNGLSPGDVEAIRALYATPFLRLQSFVSYYASSRPRAYSFSRKLANTGAVALKVTQVEAEGFVEGVEGLALPLTLAPGEEVDLSFRAAPCSTLGFEEARVRLWVEGRPEPYRASLIRACFTRWPEEKVVVQATSLGDGRVQLTYAEWGFATRYALEARVEGNPVEVSPSLLEAERQSALYTALVQVAPEGRGKEVCFTLTPLNSSLSEPAPGTACTPVP
- a CDS encoding ParB/RepB/Spo0J family partition protein; translation: MEPDPEILELPLSLIVPWEDQPRRGPKGDYALVESIRALGVLEPLIVYRDGEVYRLVAGERRYWAAREAGLERVPVRVVPKPDPGTLHQMALAENLTRAPLDAFETVEAVLKHAFLNFGHTEESFLELLRRTRTDHEGARRRRTHLDPLRHEGLKALREILRGFPIAPLTFVVKYAHLFRLPPEVRRALAGAGLSLQEALELVRDPAKLERIREWMGRLERGEVFTPLSPGEHLWRVARNVARYRPKPPRPRGPLGQLQGIVERLERLYEKAPEGWAPRLREALDSLTSILEEEGELEDGYEAPEDDGGDEEGGEG
- a CDS encoding DUF6883 domain-containing protein; amino-acid sequence: MGFSRQNPEALAQALVVQAREAPEREVQPAPEGEKLICIGPLATPSGKRPWVVSVWYLERGKDTARLVTAYPYRRREDAGR
- a CDS encoding DUF4926 domain-containing protein, translating into MREGDLVALKVDRPESGLRKGDVGAVVLVYPGGETYAVEFVDHRGETVALLDLTREEVEPLRGSAILHLRETA